A part of Salmo salar chromosome ssa18, Ssal_v3.1, whole genome shotgun sequence genomic DNA contains:
- the LOC106577853 gene encoding rho guanine nucleotide exchange factor 11 isoform X5, with protein sequence MSLRTPTSTLDSPFAAWLSSLTIGDSERNTSSGLQREPLADIPPENTGPGLVQRCVVVQKDQLGFGFTVCGERIKLVQNVRPGGAAVKAGVHEGDRIIKVNGSLVSSMSHQEVVKLIKSGPYVALTLQGPPPSAAALVLQPLPADLLPNQRTSLGGEAPPPPPPPLPPGLTSTPSQRINKPLQNLDVQKHATQILRNMLEQGEAELQDLMEELSRNPSPSLEERIESAKRRTQQVRVKIKQDLDGTRPEAVSNYVIAGDARLSVDSSEGDFETCESPHSSPSFFRTPLRWRQGSDTHTFSDSAGKTQIIGPEEEEEEDDSYALNEMDGPFQDVELLKSRPAHMTVFMRYVFSQLLDPNPLLFYLSVEAYLGSSPKDARALAPQICSHFLDPDAPLKIRVREEYLTDIESRLHAQEDIRGPLSELQQQVLPDIQDQIQDYRNKQMMGLGSLFGEGDLQQLDGDPAKEKQVVDRQVTALWEILSKHEDDRSSPLASAVLLYLRHSGIKLRDSRVFPGLSTEKEKWLAFFPKTKKLSSAKKEKDGEDRKRNPILKYIGKPRSTSQSTFHVPLSPTEVRPGSVRNIIQQFENHPEIPGEEGAEGDLQRLSSSSLGEDSMDSPMVSVRLARSESLKAQGEGRRRGGASGVETVPRSRSDVDIEDCGEEIDGPGLRPLHHSAASSATSSSARSLENPTPPYTPRSSRRQFEESPVALLPDAPALEDDVVDSHNWQETVAPQVLASLCPREVDRQAVIYELLTTEASHLRTLRVLDQVFFQKMRCVLSSDELACIFPNLPQVYQLHVSLCEAMKKKRESPIVRGIGDIMLARFEGVAGEEFQEQASQLCSQQSQALELIKNKQRKDLRFTHIIQECEASPHCRRLQLKDLLVSETQRLTKYPLLLDNIIKHTEAGSTDLPPLQRAQACCRGILQAVNEVVRETEHRQRLHQYQRRLDPTPQFKSLDLTSKTMIHEGPLTWKVNKDKTLEIQALLLSDLLVLLQRGPDDRLLLRCPSRWLGGGGGGSGDTKASFSPVVQLDSLLVRSVATDNKALYVISTTERKIYELVAGTSSEKNIWKDQLEKTISLVAGSSPSTNNRSTPIFSPSLGNASPVSTGSHVYQSGDSMTEQVVFMETDSPNDEDNELAPTTPTDQSGAFLCGEGRDYVKRRIGLAEAALEDVETLRQLIFRDLEEDGWSHGSDGTPTNEAANERSPFNDQQRLPSSETLLSVSPSQWEAEHAEAPPSEVESPCVHVVRKGNVFYLVMPTGQGEGLLDESHTDEVNHPPTPTTTELPDLEQEVMSSPVQTHEKEGQVASIMSADNQSERENLSWEEGRSRSQKSLQSHVIKNVDDIFHTIEELMRKLHQLRDIETAHHQLLKTLREPPVNPESGDLFRIQATVVRTPFLDRDPGDGKEASPAEPAKLKILSTGF encoded by the exons ATGAGTCTCCGCACCCCCACCTCAACACTGGACAG CCCTTTTGCTGCTTG GCTAAGCAGCCTGACGATAGGAGACTCGGAGCGCAACACCTCCAGCGGCCTGCAGAGGGAGCCTCTAGCTGACATCCCCCCTGAGAACACAG gtcCAGGTCTGGTTCAGAGATGTGTGGTGGTACAGAAAGACCAGCTGGGGTTTGGCTTCACCGTGTGTGGCGAGAGGATCAAGCTGGTGCAGAATGTCcgaccag GTGGTGCAGCGGTCAAGGCAGGGGTCCACGAGGGAGACAGAATCATAAAG gtGAACGGCTCGCTGGTCTCGTCCATGTCTCACCAGGAGGTGGTGAAGCTCATCAAGT CTGGGCCGTATGTTGCCCTGACACTTCAAGGACCGCCCCCTTCAGCAGCCGCCCTCGTCCTACAACCCCTCCCCGCTGACCTCTTACCCAATCAGAGGACGTCACTGGGGGGTGAAGCCccgccaccaccacctccacccctgCCCCCCGGACTTACCAGCACCCCCTCCCAAAGAATCAACAAACCACTACAG AACCTAGATGTACAGAAACACGCAACTCAGATCCTCAGGAACATGTTGGAACAGGGAGAGGCTGAGCTCCAG GACTTGATGGAGGAGCTGTCACGGAACCCCTCCCCATCACTGGAGGAGCGAATCGAAAGTGCCAAGAGGCGCACCCAACAAGTGCGGGTTAAAATCAAGCAAGATCTG GATGGAACTCGCCCCGAAGCTGTGTCCAACTATGTAATAGCAGGAGATG CTCGGCTGTCGGTGGACTCAAGTGAAGGAGACTTTGAG ACCTGTGAGAGCCcccactcctccccctccttcttcaGGACCCCCCTACGCTGGAGACAGGGCTccgacacacacaccttctctgaCTCG GCTGGAAAGACTCAGATCATTGgccctgaggaagaggaggaagaggacgacAGCTATGCACTCAATGAG ATGGACGGTCCATTTCAGGACGTAGAGCTTCTCAAGTCGCGACCGGCCCATATGACGGTGTTCATGAGATATGTCTTCAGCCAGCTACTGGATCCCAACCCACTG CTGTTCTACCTGTCGGTGGAGGCCTACCTGGGCTCCAGCCCTAAAGACGCCCGTGCCCTCGCGCCTCAGATCTGCTCCCACTTCCTGGACCCTGACGCT CCGTTAAAAATCAGAGTACGAGAAGAGTACCTGACTGATATAG AGAGTCGTCTCCATGCCCAGGAGGACATCAGGGGACCTTTGTCTGAGCTCCAACAGCAGGTGCTGCCTGACATTCAGGACCAAATACAGGACTACAG GAACAAGCAGATGATGGGTCTGGGCTCTCTGTTTGGAGAGGGAGACCTACAGCAGCTGGATGGAGACCCAGCCAAGGAGAAACAGGTGGTGGACAGACAGGTCACTGCTCTCTGGGAGATACT CTCGAAGCACGAAGACGACAGAAG ttCTCCTCTAGCCTCTGCGGTGCTGCTGTACCTCCGTCACTCCGGCATTAAGCTGAGGGACTCCAGGGTGTTTCCAGGTCTCAGCACTGAGAAGGAGAAGTGGCTCGCCTTTTTCCCCAAGACCAAGAAG CTGAGCAGTGCAAAgaaagagaaggatggagaggacaggaagagaaaCCCCATCCTGAAGTATATCGGCAAGCCCAGGAGCACCTCCCAGTCca CGTTCCATGTCCCCTTGTCGCCCACTGAAG TGCGTCCTGGCAGTGTGAGGAACATCATCCAGCAGTTTGAGAACCACCCAGAGATCCCCGGGGAGGAGGGGGCCGAGGGAGACCTCCAGAGACTGTCCTCCAGCAGCCTGGGAGAGGACAGTATggacag CCCTATGGTGTCGGTGCGTCTGGCTCGTAGTGAGTCTCTAAAGGCGCAGGGGGAGGGGCGTCGGCGGGGCGGGGCTTCAGGAGTGGAGACAGTCCCTCGTTCCCGTAGCGACGTGGACATAGAGGACTGTGGGGAGGAGATAGATGGGCCGGGCCTGAGACCCCTACACCACAGCGCCGCCTCCTCAGCCACCAGTAGCTCAGCAcg ATCCTTGGAGAACCCCACGCCTCCATACACCCCTCGGTCGTCTAGACGACA GTTTGAGGAGTCCCCGGTGGCCCTGCTCCCTGACGCCCCAGCCCTAGAGGACGACGTGGTGGACAGTCACAACTGGCAGGAGACGGTGGCCCCTCAGGTCCTGGCTTCTCTCTGTCCCCGAGAGGTGGACCGACAGGCCGTCATCTACG AGTTGTTGACGACAGAGGCGTCTCACCTGCGTACTCTCAGGGTCTTGGATCAGGTGTTCTTCCAGAAGATGAGGTGTGTTCTGAGCTCTGACGAGCTGGCCTGCATCTTCCCCAACCTGCCTCAGGTCTACCAACTacatg TGAGCCTGTGTGAAGCCATGAAGAAGAAAAGGGAATCTCCCATCGTTCGGGGCATCGGTGACATCATGCTGGCCAGG tttgagGGCGTGGCGGGGGAGGAGTTTCAGGAGCAGGCGTCCCAGCTGTGCAGCCAGCAGTCTCAGGCTCTGGAACTCATTAAGAACAAGCAGCGCAAAGACCTCCGCTTCACACACATcatccag GAGTGTGAGGCCAGTCCTCACTGTAGGAGGCTGCAGCTGAAGGACCTGCTGGTGTCTGAGACACAGAGACTCACCAAGTACCCTCTGTTACTGGACAACATCATCAAACACACAGAGG CTGGCTCCACAGACCTCCCGCCTCTCCAACGGGCACAGGCCTGCTGCCGCGGGATTCTGCAGGCCGTCAATGAAGTCGTCAGGGAGACTGAACACCGGCAACGGCTCCACCAATACCAGCGCAGGCTGGACCCCACGCCACAGTTCAAG AGTCTGGACCTGACCAGTAAGACAATGATCCATGAGGGTCCTCTCACCTGGAAAGTCAATAAAGACAAAACTTTAG agATCCAGGCCCTGCTGCTGTCAGACCTGCTGGTTCTGCTCCAGAGAGGTCCAGACGAccggctgctgctgcgctgcccGTCCCGCTggctggggggaggaggagggggtagcgGAGACACCAAGGCCTCCTTCAGCCCCGTGGTCCAGCTGGACTCCCTCCTGGTGCGCTCTGTGGCcacag ACAACAAGGCCCTGTATGTCATCAGCACCACAGAGAGAAAGATCTATGAACTGGTAGCGGGGACGTCCTCAGAGAAAAACAT CTGGAAGGACCAACTTGAAAAGACCATCTCATTGGTTGCTGGCTCCTCACCTTCGACCAATAACAGATCCACACCTATTTT ctccccaAGTCTTGGCAATGCTTCCCCTGTCTCAACTGGCAGCCATGTCTATCAATCAG GCGACTCGATGACGGAGCAGGTGGTTTTCATGGAGACGGACTCCCCTAATGATGAGGACAACGAGCTCGCACCCACCACACCGACGGACCAATCAGGGGCTTTCCTCTGCGGTGAGGGGCGGGACTACGTCAAGAGACGAATTGGATTAGCAGAGGCAGCTCTTGAAGACG TGGAGACGCTAAGGCAGCTGATTTTCCGCGACCTGGAAGAAGATGGGTGGAGTCACGGCTCAGATGGCACGCCCACAAACGAGGCAGCCAATGAGAGGAGCCCGTTCAATGACCAACAGAGGCTGCCGTCCTCTGAGACTCTCCTTAGCGTCAGTCCCAGCCAATGGGAGGCTGAGCACGCAGAAGCCCCGCCCTCGGAGGTGGAGTCCCCCTGTGTGCATGTTGTGAGGAAAG GAAATGTGTTCTACCTGGTGATGCCTACAGGGCAGGGAGAGGGACTGCTGGACGAGAGTCACACAGATGAGGTCAACCACCCCCCCACCCCGACCACCACTGAACTTCCTGATCTggaacaggaagtgatgtcatcGCCCGTACAGACTCACGAAAAAGAAGGGCAGGTCGCTTCCATCATGTCTGCGGACAATCAATCGGAGAGGGAAAATCTGAGTTGGGAGGAAGGGCGGAGTCGATCACAAAAGAGCCTCCAGAGCCATGTAATCAAAAACGTGGATGACATTTTCCACACCATCGAGGAGTTGATGAGAAAGCTGCACCAGCTGAGG GACATAGAGACAGCTCATCACCAGCTACTGAAAACCCTGAGAGAGCCGCCTGTCAATCCAGAGTCTGGTGACCTCTTTCGTATCCAGGCAACCGTCGTCAGGACACCGTTTCTGGACCGGGACCCGGGGGACG gaaaGGAGGCGAGCCCAGCAGAGCCAGCCAAGCTGAAGATCCTCTCCACTGGATTCTAA
- the LOC106577853 gene encoding rho guanine nucleotide exchange factor 11 isoform X7, whose protein sequence is MSLRTPTSTLDRLSSLTIGDSERNTSSGLQREPLADIPPENTGPGLVQRCVVVQKDQLGFGFTVCGERIKLVQNVRPGGAAVKAGVHEGDRIIKVNGSLVSSMSHQEVVKLIKSGPYVALTLQGPPPSAAALVLQPLPADLLPNQRTSLGGEAPPPPPPPLPPGLTSTPSQRINKPLQNLDVQKHATQILRNMLEQGEAELQDLMEELSRNPSPSLEERIESAKRRTQQVRVKIKQDLDGTRPEAVSNYVIAGDARLSVDSSEGDFETCESPHSSPSFFRTPLRWRQGSDTHTFSDSAGKTQIIGPEEEEEEDDSYALNEMDGPFQDVELLKSRPAHMTVFMRYVFSQLLDPNPLLFYLSVEAYLGSSPKDARALAPQICSHFLDPDAPLKIRVREEYLTDIESRLHAQEDIRGPLSELQQQVLPDIQDQIQDYRNKQMMGLGSLFGEGDLQQLDGDPAKEKQVVDRQVTALWEILSKHEDDRSSPLASAVLLYLRHSGIKLRDSRVFPGLSTEKEKWLAFFPKTKKLSSAKKEKDGEDRKRNPILKYIGKPRSTSQSMRPGSVRNIIQQFENHPEIPGEEGAEGDLQRLSSSSLGEDSMDSPMVSVRLARSESLKAQGEGRRRGGASGVETVPRSRSDVDIEDCGEEIDGPGLRPLHHSAASSATSSSARSLENPTPPYTPRSSRRQFEESPVALLPDAPALEDDVVDSHNWQETVAPQVLASLCPREVDRQAVIYELLTTEASHLRTLRVLDQVFFQKMRCVLSSDELACIFPNLPQVYQLHVSLCEAMKKKRESPIVRGIGDIMLARFEGVAGEEFQEQASQLCSQQSQALELIKNKQRKDLRFTHIIQECEASPHCRRLQLKDLLVSETQRLTKYPLLLDNIIKHTEAGSTDLPPLQRAQACCRGILQAVNEVVRETEHRQRLHQYQRRLDPTPQFKSLDLTSKTMIHEGPLTWKVNKDKTLEIQALLLSDLLVLLQRGPDDRLLLRCPSRWLGGGGGGSGDTKASFSPVVQLDSLLVRSVATDNKALYVISTTERKIYELVAGTSSEKNIWKDQLEKTISLVAGSSPSTNNRSTPIFSPSLGNASPVSTGSHVYQSGDSMTEQVVFMETDSPNDEDNELAPTTPTDQSGAFLCGEGRDYVKRRIGLAEAALEDVETLRQLIFRDLEEDGWSHGSDGTPTNEAANERSPFNDQQRLPSSETLLSVSPSQWEAEHAEAPPSEVESPCVHVVRKAVVAGSPSIPDDITEDVTLHSDQSPEPRGEASVRGNVFYLVMPTGQGEGLLDESHTDEVNHPPTPTTTELPDLEQEVMSSPVQTHEKEGQVASIMSADNQSERENLSWEEGRSRSQKSLQSHVIKNVDDIFHTIEELMRKLHQLRDIETAHHQLLKTLREPPVNPESGDLFRIQATVVRTPFLDRDPGDGKEASPAEPAKLKILSTGF, encoded by the exons ATGAGTCTCCGCACCCCCACCTCAACACTGGACAG GCTAAGCAGCCTGACGATAGGAGACTCGGAGCGCAACACCTCCAGCGGCCTGCAGAGGGAGCCTCTAGCTGACATCCCCCCTGAGAACACAG gtcCAGGTCTGGTTCAGAGATGTGTGGTGGTACAGAAAGACCAGCTGGGGTTTGGCTTCACCGTGTGTGGCGAGAGGATCAAGCTGGTGCAGAATGTCcgaccag GTGGTGCAGCGGTCAAGGCAGGGGTCCACGAGGGAGACAGAATCATAAAG gtGAACGGCTCGCTGGTCTCGTCCATGTCTCACCAGGAGGTGGTGAAGCTCATCAAGT CTGGGCCGTATGTTGCCCTGACACTTCAAGGACCGCCCCCTTCAGCAGCCGCCCTCGTCCTACAACCCCTCCCCGCTGACCTCTTACCCAATCAGAGGACGTCACTGGGGGGTGAAGCCccgccaccaccacctccacccctgCCCCCCGGACTTACCAGCACCCCCTCCCAAAGAATCAACAAACCACTACAG AACCTAGATGTACAGAAACACGCAACTCAGATCCTCAGGAACATGTTGGAACAGGGAGAGGCTGAGCTCCAG GACTTGATGGAGGAGCTGTCACGGAACCCCTCCCCATCACTGGAGGAGCGAATCGAAAGTGCCAAGAGGCGCACCCAACAAGTGCGGGTTAAAATCAAGCAAGATCTG GATGGAACTCGCCCCGAAGCTGTGTCCAACTATGTAATAGCAGGAGATG CTCGGCTGTCGGTGGACTCAAGTGAAGGAGACTTTGAG ACCTGTGAGAGCCcccactcctccccctccttcttcaGGACCCCCCTACGCTGGAGACAGGGCTccgacacacacaccttctctgaCTCG GCTGGAAAGACTCAGATCATTGgccctgaggaagaggaggaagaggacgacAGCTATGCACTCAATGAG ATGGACGGTCCATTTCAGGACGTAGAGCTTCTCAAGTCGCGACCGGCCCATATGACGGTGTTCATGAGATATGTCTTCAGCCAGCTACTGGATCCCAACCCACTG CTGTTCTACCTGTCGGTGGAGGCCTACCTGGGCTCCAGCCCTAAAGACGCCCGTGCCCTCGCGCCTCAGATCTGCTCCCACTTCCTGGACCCTGACGCT CCGTTAAAAATCAGAGTACGAGAAGAGTACCTGACTGATATAG AGAGTCGTCTCCATGCCCAGGAGGACATCAGGGGACCTTTGTCTGAGCTCCAACAGCAGGTGCTGCCTGACATTCAGGACCAAATACAGGACTACAG GAACAAGCAGATGATGGGTCTGGGCTCTCTGTTTGGAGAGGGAGACCTACAGCAGCTGGATGGAGACCCAGCCAAGGAGAAACAGGTGGTGGACAGACAGGTCACTGCTCTCTGGGAGATACT CTCGAAGCACGAAGACGACAGAAG ttCTCCTCTAGCCTCTGCGGTGCTGCTGTACCTCCGTCACTCCGGCATTAAGCTGAGGGACTCCAGGGTGTTTCCAGGTCTCAGCACTGAGAAGGAGAAGTGGCTCGCCTTTTTCCCCAAGACCAAGAAG CTGAGCAGTGCAAAgaaagagaaggatggagaggacaggaagagaaaCCCCATCCTGAAGTATATCGGCAAGCCCAGGAGCACCTCCCAGTCca TGCGTCCTGGCAGTGTGAGGAACATCATCCAGCAGTTTGAGAACCACCCAGAGATCCCCGGGGAGGAGGGGGCCGAGGGAGACCTCCAGAGACTGTCCTCCAGCAGCCTGGGAGAGGACAGTATggacag CCCTATGGTGTCGGTGCGTCTGGCTCGTAGTGAGTCTCTAAAGGCGCAGGGGGAGGGGCGTCGGCGGGGCGGGGCTTCAGGAGTGGAGACAGTCCCTCGTTCCCGTAGCGACGTGGACATAGAGGACTGTGGGGAGGAGATAGATGGGCCGGGCCTGAGACCCCTACACCACAGCGCCGCCTCCTCAGCCACCAGTAGCTCAGCAcg ATCCTTGGAGAACCCCACGCCTCCATACACCCCTCGGTCGTCTAGACGACA GTTTGAGGAGTCCCCGGTGGCCCTGCTCCCTGACGCCCCAGCCCTAGAGGACGACGTGGTGGACAGTCACAACTGGCAGGAGACGGTGGCCCCTCAGGTCCTGGCTTCTCTCTGTCCCCGAGAGGTGGACCGACAGGCCGTCATCTACG AGTTGTTGACGACAGAGGCGTCTCACCTGCGTACTCTCAGGGTCTTGGATCAGGTGTTCTTCCAGAAGATGAGGTGTGTTCTGAGCTCTGACGAGCTGGCCTGCATCTTCCCCAACCTGCCTCAGGTCTACCAACTacatg TGAGCCTGTGTGAAGCCATGAAGAAGAAAAGGGAATCTCCCATCGTTCGGGGCATCGGTGACATCATGCTGGCCAGG tttgagGGCGTGGCGGGGGAGGAGTTTCAGGAGCAGGCGTCCCAGCTGTGCAGCCAGCAGTCTCAGGCTCTGGAACTCATTAAGAACAAGCAGCGCAAAGACCTCCGCTTCACACACATcatccag GAGTGTGAGGCCAGTCCTCACTGTAGGAGGCTGCAGCTGAAGGACCTGCTGGTGTCTGAGACACAGAGACTCACCAAGTACCCTCTGTTACTGGACAACATCATCAAACACACAGAGG CTGGCTCCACAGACCTCCCGCCTCTCCAACGGGCACAGGCCTGCTGCCGCGGGATTCTGCAGGCCGTCAATGAAGTCGTCAGGGAGACTGAACACCGGCAACGGCTCCACCAATACCAGCGCAGGCTGGACCCCACGCCACAGTTCAAG AGTCTGGACCTGACCAGTAAGACAATGATCCATGAGGGTCCTCTCACCTGGAAAGTCAATAAAGACAAAACTTTAG agATCCAGGCCCTGCTGCTGTCAGACCTGCTGGTTCTGCTCCAGAGAGGTCCAGACGAccggctgctgctgcgctgcccGTCCCGCTggctggggggaggaggagggggtagcgGAGACACCAAGGCCTCCTTCAGCCCCGTGGTCCAGCTGGACTCCCTCCTGGTGCGCTCTGTGGCcacag ACAACAAGGCCCTGTATGTCATCAGCACCACAGAGAGAAAGATCTATGAACTGGTAGCGGGGACGTCCTCAGAGAAAAACAT CTGGAAGGACCAACTTGAAAAGACCATCTCATTGGTTGCTGGCTCCTCACCTTCGACCAATAACAGATCCACACCTATTTT ctccccaAGTCTTGGCAATGCTTCCCCTGTCTCAACTGGCAGCCATGTCTATCAATCAG GCGACTCGATGACGGAGCAGGTGGTTTTCATGGAGACGGACTCCCCTAATGATGAGGACAACGAGCTCGCACCCACCACACCGACGGACCAATCAGGGGCTTTCCTCTGCGGTGAGGGGCGGGACTACGTCAAGAGACGAATTGGATTAGCAGAGGCAGCTCTTGAAGACG TGGAGACGCTAAGGCAGCTGATTTTCCGCGACCTGGAAGAAGATGGGTGGAGTCACGGCTCAGATGGCACGCCCACAAACGAGGCAGCCAATGAGAGGAGCCCGTTCAATGACCAACAGAGGCTGCCGTCCTCTGAGACTCTCCTTAGCGTCAGTCCCAGCCAATGGGAGGCTGAGCACGCAGAAGCCCCGCCCTCGGAGGTGGAGTCCCCCTGTGTGCATGTTGTGAGGAAAG CTGTGGTTGCGGGCTCCCCTTCTATCCCTGATGACATCACTGAAGATGTCACCCTCCACTCTGACCAATCACCTGAGCCGAGAGGCGAGGCCAGTGTACGGG GAAATGTGTTCTACCTGGTGATGCCTACAGGGCAGGGAGAGGGACTGCTGGACGAGAGTCACACAGATGAGGTCAACCACCCCCCCACCCCGACCACCACTGAACTTCCTGATCTggaacaggaagtgatgtcatcGCCCGTACAGACTCACGAAAAAGAAGGGCAGGTCGCTTCCATCATGTCTGCGGACAATCAATCGGAGAGGGAAAATCTGAGTTGGGAGGAAGGGCGGAGTCGATCACAAAAGAGCCTCCAGAGCCATGTAATCAAAAACGTGGATGACATTTTCCACACCATCGAGGAGTTGATGAGAAAGCTGCACCAGCTGAGG GACATAGAGACAGCTCATCACCAGCTACTGAAAACCCTGAGAGAGCCGCCTGTCAATCCAGAGTCTGGTGACCTCTTTCGTATCCAGGCAACCGTCGTCAGGACACCGTTTCTGGACCGGGACCCGGGGGACG gaaaGGAGGCGAGCCCAGCAGAGCCAGCCAAGCTGAAGATCCTCTCCACTGGATTCTAA